The genomic segment GAGAATGCAACTCGGGCTAAATATACCTGCGAACGGGGACCTTGGCTTCTCTAAATCCAAATTTCCCCAAAAATCGCATCGTCCCGAAGATTTAAATCCTCGCAGGATAACAACTATATCAAGTATTTTATACTACTCGCTACTATATTcggattattttattttatgtgtaATTGCTAAACTACAggtatttatgtaaattcatatttttatggacaTAACTTTGAAAATGGAAGTTAGGCAGAAAATTGACATATCCACTGGGCGTTAAATGCTCTggatattttttcattgtacAGCATAATACAGCATTCTGTTCATTAACGcatcttcgaattttccataGATACGTAAAAATTCACAATCTGATAGTCGAGTATCCAATCTTCCTGATTCGTCCCAAACATCTTCGATTCTTTGCCCTATGCCGTTTCTAAAACGATAGTTGAATTTTCCCTTCGAAGAAGATTTCTGTCTCCGCGTATTCGCGATATATCGGGAAAAACAGAAAGTCAAATCACGACAAAGATTTCATCGTTTTTGGTAAGATGCGATTCGTCACATTCGTTTTGTAGCTCCAGACATCAGGATTCTGGACGAAGCTAGACACGAACTACGTGATCGTTACTACAAAACCGGAAGCGGTATCGAGCTAGCTTGCGTTGCTCGACCTTCTTGTCCCGACTCCAGGATACCGCACCCTGTCTGGAGGAAAAATGGTGAAACGTTGCCGGATCATGTCAACGTTTATCACATTAATGGGTGAGCATATAGAGTAGCAAAACGGTCGATCGAACAGAACTACGATAGATAACCGACGTTCCGATTTACTTTCGTTCATCGATGTGCAATTGTGTCCACGTATCACTGAACACGTAACGTTTTATCGGCTCGTCTGCCTGCCGAAAGCTGTATTCCCTTCACCTATGTCCTTTCTTGATAACGAGCGAACCGTTTAATCTCCCTGGAGGCGCTTTGCGAGACGCTCGGTGCTCTTGCAATCGCTACTTCCATTTCTACTTGTCGCATCCGCCGCCGCCTTCACATACGTTCCTTATCTTGTcctttttgataatttatgtTTTCGATGGCACTGAGCACAAGTTGCAAAGTTTCGACCAACTTTGTCAAGGTATAGACGAAGAATTTGATCGCGCGATATCGGTACATCGATTTAAGTAAAtgtgcaattttattaattttatcattttttgtatttttcccAATTTTTCCACCTCTCGtacatttttccaaattcGTCAAATTACAGTCGTTAAACCTACCGTAGCTATAAATTACAATCCGTACGAATaacaaattctattattaaccGATCAAGATACGATATATATGTTAAGCGAATCTTTATTTGTCGACCGACTGTCGCACGCCTTTATGATGGAATTCAGTACGGTTGCATCTGTTTCGGTAGAATCTAAATTACTAGATTAGGAGCCTCGGCTGTCTCgttaaatgtaacaaattcaTATCCATCGAGCGTTGGCCACAATCTGTATCGCTGCATTTCGGGATACTGCTATGATTTAGTGGCCGATTTTAGGAATCTGGTAACGATATGTATAGTTTCTGCGGTATACATAGTCCACTGtactttcgtaattttctcgATATCCCACGATCGTACGATCGAACACCGGAAATATTCAAGTACGTCCGATATGTAACATGACAACTGATTTTTCAGGTCGAACGAAGATCTGGTGACCAAGCTATATATCGAGCAGGCGAAAAAGACTGACAGCGGCGAATACTCATGCTCAGTGAGCCAATTTAGTACCGCCGCGGTGCATATTCACGTCCTGAATggtaaattgaattaaagGTCATGCGTTCaaaatttaagtttaattCGAAAAGGATTTTTGTTCTACGAAGAGTACAGGAAATTGAGGCAACCGCTTGGTAACAAGATAAACGTGGAATAAAGAGGCTTAAAGTGCCGGGGAGcaatgtttaaaaaagaaagccTGATAttcaaacgaacgaaaaggagtttaatacaaaattcgtAGATTCGGGAAAAAATGCGCGAGGTTCGTTTGAAATGGCAAAGATAcgtaaatagaatattaatgaaaaattaaaacgttggcactttttttatattatatacaacatatcgtCAAAATTCTAATTGCCATTCAACAAATCAGTATTCTTTCCCTTACTTTGATCCACGagttttttaagaaattcaaaaattacCAAGTATCCACTggactttttcatttttaaaataaatcgtacATAGAACGTGGAAATGCACGTTGAAGCTTAGGTACATCTTGTAAGTTACACGATCGTCGAATACGTAGCTGGTTCGAAGGAAAAATCCGCGAAATATCCCAAGGAGTATCACGACCAGTCACATCCACATGCTAAATGCCATGTTTATTATACCGTAAAAACCGCTGCCTTtggttaaatttttaacaatcgTATAGAATGCGTAATCTCGTTAGTATGTTTGCGAACCAGCTTTAAGTAAACGTCTACAGTATAGTAAACGACAGAGTGGTATTTATTGGCAAACCTCatcgttacaaaatttatcaaaattaacacgttgactgccagacgaattttccatggtttgcccaaggcgccgacgtgaacttttcattgTGCGATGAATATTaccttgaaatattatttgcaacaaataaaatgagttataaaatcattcgtGAAGCATTTTTCGCGGCgagggtcaccggtgacccccacagcgttgtagacaattattacgattgtcctttcttttttttttataattattacttttaatatttgctgcgtcgccggtcaccggtggcccccatggcagtcaacgtgttaaagcCAACCATGAAATCAAGGATAACGTAACGTCGGATTGTGACGggatattttgttaaatttcgtaaatatcgatatttactCGTAATAATCATGTAACATTTATCGAATGTTcaatctattttaaataaattaaacagtttatgccaattaaataatttcgattgAACTAATTatgcgttttaattaaaaaggacAGTAATCTGttattcgtttcattcgtataattaaagatcaaaaatattccaattggTGCGATGCCAATTTAAAACTTTACTTACTTCAGATCATAGAAGATTAATTACTGTTCCAAAAGTAGGACTTCATGCATAATCGAAGTAATTAATTTCGGCAAGCTTATGGTTACCAAATGAATTGATCGAAttaagtttaaaaatgtttaagaaCTTTCGACTAATTCAAAACTTAATCTTTCAAATGAAAGCTTTAAATCCGACCGATACTGCTACAAACTCACTTGCACTTCAATTTGACCGATGTGTTATAAACAAGTTTCTAATCGCGAATATTTACTGTttgattttcatatctttatatactttcttatattttcttcatcgTAGGTGAGAAACAAGCAGCAGTTCACCACGATCAATGGAACGCAGCGCGAACGAATcacgaaaaattgaaaagtctGTACGTCACAATCGCCAGCCTTGTTTTTCTCCGTACTTGGATGATCAACTCGCCATAAAGTTCATCGAAACATTTTGAGGTTATGATTGCGCATTATCTCGCATCGCTCTCTCTCGTGCATATCCGCCAGAAAGCGTTTCTAGCAACGGATCAGTATTACGATGGAAGAAAACTGCCGAATAAATTGTACGCAATAATTTAGTGTGCATTGTATACAATATCGCAAAACCACCTACGAACGACATTGTGAATACTAACTTATATCATTGCAATCTGACAACAAAGTATATCTCgtggaaattttgttttacgaAGCCGACCGAACCTAAAAAAATGCATGTTACTATTCGACCATATCGATTTAACGCAACAGACGTGTGAGTTTTGTAATGTTTCGATAGATTGTAACAGAGAATAGAACATGATAAGATGTGATTCACCTAAAACAAATTACGCCTTTGTCTTTCACGAGGTTTGgcttatattgaaatatatcgattagttaatttaatatcttcttgttatcctattttaattaacttacaaattattacaaatcgtCGGAAATTTTCTAATGCTTGTTCGTTTCTACAAGAACTGTTCTTGATAAATGGTTAATGTTACATATAAGTGTGTTAGTGTTAAAGCGAATGAAAGGTTGCGTTGTGCGTTTGTTACACGATTTAGGCTATacgatattcatttttctttttagtgtAATCGCCATCAAAATCTATTTTAGATCGTCAAATATTTGGAATGTTATTCGGTATTCCTGACCGTATCCATCTTTAATCATATAGTAATTGTATCAGTGAATGAATAATTAAGTTGAAACTGTAATAGCAACCGTAACATGCATTTATTAGGGAAAACATAAATGTTCTCGACGAACAACTGCGAATACTAGTAGTTTAAAGATAAGGAATAGTAATAAACGTTCTATTCTTCTCCTCTCGATGGCCTGTACATAAAATACCTTAAATATTGTATAGTCAAGGAAACATTATGCTCGATTGGTCGATCTATTGCGACTTGACATAATTTTACAGGTGTGCAAATTGCTTGCTCTTTAATGTGTGTATAATTGCCCGACTTAAATCGACCAGTTTAGCTACGCGCATATGTTCTCAGATAATAAACTATCATTAACTAATTTCACCTAAATTTATTTGCTCAAATCATTCTACCTTCCCAAACATTTGCTCCTGTTATCCTTACAATCATTTTGATAgatatttatctaaattacTACTGATAATAGATCTTTTTATTCTCGAGTCAAAATCAATGAGTATCTCTATAACTACAGTTACCGAAAAGACCGAGATCACTTCCTCTGTTGCGATATTCTTATCGACTACTTTCAGTAAGAAGCAGCCAGAAGTTTCCAACGTTACCGATTCAGCATAGGATAAGATTGCAATGTTCATAGTGGCTCCAACTGATactttttgatataaaattacaaataaagaGTAGCACAGAAGAATATCCTAtgatcaggaacgaaatacaGAATCGTTACTCATTCTTCTAACGAAACAACTGTTTGGAGCGAAATGCTCACAACTCCAAGCACATTATTATAGGAACAAGTTGTTGAATATAataggaattattttttaatttaaataattacggACGAAATATCTCGTGAATatgttttctgtattttagATACTCGTATATACTTATGTGTTACTTGTatatacaagaaaaataaacaaaattgttcCTAAAAACAATACGTCCTTCATTCGGTATgaagtttcaaattaatattttttaaaatcggAGGATATCCTACTACATTGACTGAATATAAACAAAACATATAATCAACTAATTCCTAAACTAATAAACAAAagacataaaaatgaaacgttacTGCTTACGGATAAAATAGATATCTATATTCACTATACTCGCTAcaaaattctacgtaatacaACCAGCCATCCGTTCAGTTTCAGATCTTTTGTCATACGACATAATTGGGTGATCAAAGGAATGAAAATGCATGCAAttcattaatatgtaaataagaagagcataaagaaattttacctTGGTCCAGAAGAAGTCATCAGAAACTGGAAGTCATAACACAATATGGAAGTAGGAGATTATGAAAAATCTGTAACAGAAaagatggaattttatttaattcagagctttaatatacatatacatatttaataggTTATTTGAATTTGTCGCGAGACAATTGATCATATAATAAAGGAGCGTTCAgacgattaatattattttcagtattatatcaatattcgGGATTCTCAATGTTATCGTAAGTAAGAGATCTTCTGGACGACcaatatatattgtcaatataGTGCTGAGAATGCTGCATATTGACAATAATACTGAcgatattgacaataatattgATCGTTTGAACCCTTTTAAGATCATACTGATTCTCCTTACTACTTACAACTTCTATACTCACGATATAATAGTAGTTCACGTTCGAATAAATGAATCCAATCAccaaaagtttatttaatcggGCACTAactaaagttttatttaaataaacggTGTGCATTCAAACGAACTAATTACATCCGCgcaatgttataaattatagatggcgtaataaaacataatggATCAAATCTCGTACCTCGATTAACAACTAACTTCTCTTCAGTAAGATATCTTGACAATTGGATAGTGAATAGTGAATatagaatttcatataaaagtatatgtataatgtgtatCATTTGGGGGCGTTAAGTTTATGTGTTATTTGCTATGTTTTGCTACAAAGTTACTGtacaaataattaactttatttcCCACAAATACAATCCATTACAAACTgtcaaaaatttctaatttattgaCATTTGTTTGGAAATGctaatatgtatacatttccTGTTAGAAAATACCGTGCCTTAGCTGCAGAACCATaagcaatttttaatgatttctctagaaaatttcaacaacACATTGAAGGCAAAAAGTATGGAAAACGTTATGGAGGGTGTAAGTGgacaattacaaataaaatatcaaaaaattgccacagaatattcaaaagtaagaaatattcaatatatcaTTTACATAATCTGGTTTTTGAACATTTATGTACTAggacatatttttatttttaatactatcATCTGTTtgtgaaaaagaattatcgTCCTTACTAGTtcgatatttgtaaatatttataagaagatcattatcaaagaattttttccTTAGATTCGTGCTCAGGCAAATGTCTTGAAGAGAGCTGTGATTGATGAACAAGCACGTAATGCTGATATACGAGAGCAACTGAAAGAGAAGGAAGTAGAACTTCGCAGAGCCGAACAAGAATTAGACAGTTTGTCATTTCGAAATCAACAACTAACTAAACGTATAACTGTATTACAAGAAGAACTTGACAAAGCacaaaataaatctaaaaagggaaagaataaattatcggAAAATAATAGCCAGGTACTAACATCTCCGAATCATATCTTGGATgaagaatttcaaaagaaaatagtcGAAAATGCCCAGTTATTATCGCAAATCAGTGATAAAGATAGCGAAATTGAAACCTTAAATGAAAGGATACAACAACTAGAATCTAAATTAGATTATTGTGAAAAGTGCAAAATTGAATTAGAATGtcaatatcaaaatactataGACAAattggaaagagaaagaaatgattTACAAAAAAAGTTAAATGATAGAcaaaagcaagaagaaaatgtatcgTGGTCTAGTAACGAAGGTAAACGAGATGGATACGAATCTGATAATAAGGTAGGACATTCCAATCTCCCAGAGGTAGAATCGTCTCCATTTTCATCGCCGTCTATAACACGTAAATCATTAAAGTCTATTGACGAAGGTCATCCTAAGGTACAGGAAGAAAGTAACGActttgatttttcaaaatcgtgTGAcctagaaaaagaaattaaccATTGGAAGGCACAATATCATatgcttaaaataaaatacgatgaaATACAGCAAAAGGCTTGCATAAGTAATGTGCAGATTGAACATGAATCTTTGCAATCtgcagaaataaataatatggtaatgtttatttcaaattacttataagaatttttatttaaaataatctaatCAATAAATGTTTATAGCAGATTGGAAAGTTAACAGTACCTTTAGCGATACCAGAAGAAATTGAAGCTCGAGAAGCAAAAATCCGAGATTATTTTCTACAAGAAATCGAcaaattaataacagaaaaacatatttatcaTGTGAAAAATTTAACTATGGCTgctaatgtaattaaatatatttatgcaatttatCTGTATGTAAaacttgatatatttttaattgaaaaatattttttagagtGAAGTTCTACAAGTTCATTTAGACACAAGCGAatcaaagagagaaaaatgtgaatCGGCTCTTACAGAAGCACTTTCAAATTGTAATACTTTacaaaaagataaagagataCAAGAAGGAAATTATAAAGCACAACTCAGTACTATGAGTGAACATCTTGCtaatatgaatgaaaaactCATTTCACAAACGGAAGAAATAcaacaattaaaattccaacttGTAAATAAGGTAACAATTCCTCATAAAAGtaaatgcaattattttaaatactcaGTGTatggtttaataattttcagaacagtaaaaaaggaaaacaaaagtGATACAAGTCAGGTTATAAAGTAACGATTATTGACATTCCTACAACAATGTGCTTTAATCAGAATTATTagtaatttgaattttgtgTACATATGCAACTTATGCCTGACaaatagtaattatttttcgtcatattttaactaatatgctatgaaaattttttaagtttatcttaatgttattttatttatgaaagaaataagaattattattggtgttttatttatgaatattaacaacaaaaattataggttatgtagcatcgaaatataatactgtcatttatgtacattttacaGTCTCATTACATCAACTGATTTTTACTTCATAAGTTCAAACTTTTCCTCGTATTTCATTACAACAtgaagtaaattaaaatatctaaattgaTATTCTCttaagtatttaatatataataaataaaataattaaacacaCTGGAAAATTTGCTTCTTTTATAAGagaatcttaaaatattcccATTTTtccgaaataataataaatacatttttcttttactttacattgaattttatattttaataaataaagatagcTTAACTGAAagattattaatcattttaaatgCTCAGTTTTGtgaaatacttgaaatattatattttcttttaatatctttctaaACTCATACTATGtagaaaaaatttctttaaacgatTACATCTTATAgatgtattattttctatcaaagTTTTGCAATGGAACCTTCTACTTTATTCCATTACAGTTCACTTCTTCAGGTTGTACTTTTTTATATCTAGCtagaaataatcgaatatctACACATCATTATCCATATTGGCATTTTTTTGCATGCCCAGGCATAAAACAATTGGCGGATATGGGAGTCTCACCCCTACAAGCATCGATCCTGTCATGAGGCACACTGTGAATACAgatgtataatgttattatctAAATGAACCATAAACAGAAAAAACGAACATaatgtgaaagaaatttaaaagaatataactcatttcttttctaaattttcacaaatagaatttaatctaaaaatatcACCAAATAAagctatatatttaattatcatcgataaAAACGATTTTCCTGTTAAAGAATTACAAGGAACTTTTTCGAATTCAGTGAAAAGGAATCGAAGAAATTCAATTCAGGAATGAGAAAGTAGAGCCTTTAGCCTTTAAAATGGACCCACATAGATTATTGTATGATTTTTTTCTCACGGGATTGTAATACTTCGAAGATTAACAACATTTCGACCAAAACTTTCACTCGAAGCACAAGAATACATGATTAGagttaatttcttttaattctataatacaaatttattttatcttttatcacCTAATAATTAAACTGAGACACGTAATATATGTTTTCTAAACTAACATGCATACATCTAACATAATGTTAATTGGACAGATGTTATAAAGATAAGTAGAAAAAATTCTatactgtaaatatttctatcagCTTCACTTTTTGTTTCATCATTCTGATTGTTGTatattagttattattttccttgttTTCATTCTGTAACACATTAATATGAgtatcaaatgaaatattacttataattatataaaagtaattaagaaATCAAGAGTATAAGTAATTAAGCATTTACCTTCCTGTATATTACAGATTCAGATTGAGTATGGGATTGTATCAACTTTGAAGATACATCTAGCAtttgtgtaatattttcagtatGAGAATCCACAAATTTACTACTTGAAATAGAAGTATCAAATGTTATATTATCAATTGCAGAAGATATGAGTGTAATGTCAGATAATGCAGTTGAATTTGCAATGCCCTTCATTATTTCACCACTGATAATTGTGTCATCTTGTATAgacttatataaaaatatagacgTATATGAGATAATATTAAGAgcacataaaatatattttatcacatGTATGTATCACTTACATCATCATCTGTTGTTTCAAGGAATTTCCTGCTTTCTCTAAACTTTTTAAGAATTTGTTCATGCGGAGATGTTACCTTAAATTGACGAGGATAGGAAAAGTTTTTCCTTGCTGGAGTTAATCCTAGAAAAAAttcacaaattaaattaaatgcgaatattccttttttttttattaacctGCGCACGGTAACAAACCTGTTGCGACATCACGTTGCAAATCTTCatcaaaaaatttgttaatttcacCAACTGTTATTTGTAACtgttcaataatattatcattccGTGCACTTGATTCTCTTATTTGGTTTTCTAATTGGGCAGATACGTTTTGAGACACATATCCAGTATTTTCCTTTATATCTTTCACGAATCTTGCATGGTTTTTACTTATATCTGAAATTACTTCACGCGCGTCCTATAAACATGACACCGCATTTGTTaatgtttgatatttcataacatgttaaataaaaaatttcctgTATATTTACATTGATTAATGAAAGGGATATATTCTTATCTGCATCCATTTTCAGTTGTTCTTCCTTAATATTGCATTCCATATCACTTGTATACTGCTTCaacatattacaattttcatttatatttgactttaattcgtttattaaatcCTTTCCTTGCTTTGTAATctcatttgcaatttcttcaTTCTATTGAcaagataaaaatcaatttttttattcgaattaataaaaaggattataattcgaaaattacCTGTCTTGTTGTAACAATAacgttattttctattttctctataTCACTTTgtatataatcttttaaatcatttctcattttaacatttatattagaaCTATTTGTTGCTTGAACATTAGCTTCATTACAAATTTTGCTAACATAATCACATTTGTCAATTGTAGCAGAATAATGCTTTCCTTGACTTTCATGTAATTCGTTAGACTGTGAAAATAGATTTCCCATCatctgaaatataataattctattcttGATTTCAAAAtcagtattaatattttcggaatcgaataaagatatattctttatactTTAGTAAATAACTGTTgtttttcactaaattcttGTTTTTTACGAAGTACTTCAACAGCTTCCATAATACTTTTGACACTTTGGCACATACgatcattaatttctaattcatAATTACAAGAAGCATCTATCATTTCTTTTAGAAGAGTCGaagtttgttttaatttttcagataCATTATTCCTTATGATTTCCAGGTTTTTagctatttcattttctatcatACTGTTGATGCTTTCAGCCAATTGCAGAGAAACAACACTCATTAATTCGTGTTCAGATTCCACTGTGCCAACCACATTTCTTACTTCATTTTGTATCCAATTCTGATACTCTAAATGCTgagatattaaagaaaaacaataaGTCTTTGTAATTGGAAATCAAAagatgtagaaataaaatatgcaacttgataagaattaataatacatacaaattcatttatattttttgttaaattagtAGTATCTGATTGATTCGAATTGCTCGTCGCGTTTCGATGTATTATCGTGTCAATACCGTTACATTTGATAGAGGTTTCTATATCCaacagaataaataaaattagtagatgataaatgaaaaaaattagtaGACGAAATATATACGTCAATTTCTATAATGTGAGAAAGTATTTCTTACCGATGTCATTTTTCATTGCTGGAAAAAATGTCTTTAATTTTTCACcatatgtagatatatctttttctatattttgcaAACACTCACAAACATTACTTTTCACGGTTCTACCAAGgtcttcaaatttttgttctgTTTTACTTGGGAGAAGAAAGacagtaaaaaaattattttattgtacaataacatgtaaaatataaaatattatgccTACTAAGAgattttttatgcattcaaGAATCATAAAATTAGCATTTGCATAGTCAGAAAAGctgtaaatgtaaatagacAAACCTTTTCCTGTCAATTTTATCGTGTAATTTATATGAATCTGTTATTGCTGTATCTGCAACATTTAGCAAAGTCTGAGCCTGATCCAATAAAGACTTTTCTGTATTCATATGTCTCtctactaaatatttatgctCATCTCGTTCCTGCgttgttaattttaatcgataatttgaCGACTGTAAAGCTTcagagaaattatataatttagtcTTAACTTCGTCTAATTCTTTTGTCTGGgcaatattttgcaattcaagttcattaaatattttctaaaaacaaaaagaacatACTAAAATTATAGGCAATAAAATAGAGGAATCAAAACTTTCTTCGTTAATAAAGATGTACCTCCTTGTCTTGCATAATTTTCTCAAGCGCTTttatatgattaattttttcttctatttgcTTAGTCTGTCGTGAAATTAGTGTTTCCATTTCTCTATAATTATCATCTGCAAGATAAACACCGTTTCTATCACGTGAAGCTAATAAATCTCTTCGAagcttttcaatttcttctgtatattgtttcaaaaattctcgTTTCGAAAGTTTCTGATTTATTTCCGGACGATTTGTGATATTTTTTGCACGATGTGCATAATCTAGCGTTGATAATGTTTCCTCAAGGTTAATGCTAGCAGGGGATACTGTTGCGATAATTGACGTTTTTGTCCGACCACCTAATGATTCCTGCAGTAATCTTGTAAGTTTAGATTCCCTACATGatgtaaaaagtaataatgtaaagtaattatataactGATCTTATTGTAAAAATcaggatatttatttttgtcaccGGTAAGGTATATGAGGTGCTTTTTCAACAAGAGCTGTTATAACTCTGCCAAGAGTTAGTAAAGACTGGTTAATATTACCAGCTTCTCTTGCTCTCCTATCAACAGAGCCAGATCTTCCAATATTTTCACTACCAGCCAGATCcactaaatttaatttccccATTTTCAGAATCTCTTCACCATCCGTATTACCAGTACTTTCTTTCATATGTATAGTAATTGAGAATATAGTATGGGACCGGCTGTA from the Bombus pyrosoma isolate SC7728 linkage group LG11, ASM1482585v1, whole genome shotgun sequence genome contains:
- the LOC122573238 gene encoding kinesin-like protein Klp61F isoform X1: MNDTRSGRKEKCQQIQVFVRVRPINNFEENNKSTSILEVPNNKEIIVHERPNDKVSKKFKFNNVFDPLSKQIDVYNVVVSPLLEQVLAGYNCTVFAYGQTGTGKTYTMEGINNDRTLYWHSDSSAGMIPRSLSHLFDKLQLLEAQEYTIRVSFLELYNEDIFDLLSSSNDACKLRLYEDASKKGAVIIHGLEEVTIHNASEVYKIIKKGSDRRQTAATLMNTQSSRSHTIFSITIHMKESTGNTDGEEILKMGKLNLVDLAGSENIGRSGSVDRRAREAGNINQSLLTLGRVITALVEKAPHIPYRESKLTRLLQESLGGRTKTSIIATVSPASINLEETLSTLDYAHRAKNITNRPEINQKLSKREFLKQYTEEIEKLRRDLLASRDRNGVYLADDNYREMETLISRQTKQIEEKINHIKALEKIMQDKEKIFNELELQNIAQTKELDEVKTKLYNFSEALQSSNYRLKLTTQERDEHKYLVERHMNTEKSLLDQAQTLLNVADTAITDSYKLHDKIDRKSKTEQKFEDLGRTVKSNVCECLQNIEKDISTYGEKLKTFFPAMKNDIETSIKCNGIDTIIHRNATSNSNQSDTTNLTKNINEFHLEYQNWIQNEVRNVVGTVESEHELMSVVSLQLAESINSMIENEIAKNLEIIRNNVSEKLKQTSTLLKEMIDASCNYELEINDRMCQSVKSIMEAVEVLRKKQEFSEKQQLFTKMMGNLFSQSNELHESQGKHYSATIDKCDYVSKICNEANVQATNSSNINVKMRNDLKDYIQSDIEKIENNVIVTTRQNEEIANEITKQGKDLINELKSNINENCNMLKQYTSDMECNIKEEQLKMDADKNISLSLINDAREVISDISKNHARFVKDIKENTGYVSQNVSAQLENQIRESSARNDNIIEQLQITVGEINKFFDEDLQRDVATGLTPARKNFSYPRQFKVTSPHEQILKKFRESRKFLETTDDDSIQDDTIISGEIMKGIANSTALSDITLISSAIDNITFDTSISSSKFVDSHTENITQMLDVSSKLIQSHTQSESVIYRKNENKENNN
- the LOC122573238 gene encoding kinesin-like protein Klp61F isoform X2; protein product: MIPRSLSHLFDKLQLLEAQEYTIRVSFLELYNEDIFDLLSSSNDACKLRLYEDASKKGAVIIHGLEEVTIHNASEVYKIIKKGSDRRQTAATLMNTQSSRSHTIFSITIHMKESTGNTDGEEILKMGKLNLVDLAGSENIGRSGSVDRRAREAGNINQSLLTLGRVITALVEKAPHIPYRESKLTRLLQESLGGRTKTSIIATVSPASINLEETLSTLDYAHRAKNITNRPEINQKLSKREFLKQYTEEIEKLRRDLLASRDRNGVYLADDNYREMETLISRQTKQIEEKINHIKALEKIMQDKEKIFNELELQNIAQTKELDEVKTKLYNFSEALQSSNYRLKLTTQERDEHKYLVERHMNTEKSLLDQAQTLLNVADTAITDSYKLHDKIDRKSKTEQKFEDLGRTVKSNVCECLQNIEKDISTYGEKLKTFFPAMKNDIETSIKCNGIDTIIHRNATSNSNQSDTTNLTKNINEFHLEYQNWIQNEVRNVVGTVESEHELMSVVSLQLAESINSMIENEIAKNLEIIRNNVSEKLKQTSTLLKEMIDASCNYELEINDRMCQSVKSIMEAVEVLRKKQEFSEKQQLFTKMMGNLFSQSNELHESQGKHYSATIDKCDYVSKICNEANVQATNSSNINVKMRNDLKDYIQSDIEKIENNVIVTTRQNEEIANEITKQGKDLINELKSNINENCNMLKQYTSDMECNIKEEQLKMDADKNISLSLINDAREVISDISKNHARFVKDIKENTGYVSQNVSAQLENQIRESSARNDNIIEQLQITVGEINKFFDEDLQRDVATGLTPARKNFSYPRQFKVTSPHEQILKKFRESRKFLETTDDDSIQDDTIISGEIMKGIANSTALSDITLISSAIDNITFDTSISSSKFVDSHTENITQMLDVSSKLIQSHTQSESVIYRKNENKENNN